The sequence GTCCGCCCCGCGGCGTTCGAGGAAGTGCACCAGCTCGGCGCGCACCTCGATCCGCGTGCGGCGTTCGCCGCGCTCGTTCTGCCACTCCCGCATCTGCAGGCGGCCTTCGATCATCACCGCGCTGCCCTTGTGCAGGTACTCACCCACTGTTTCAGCCACTCGCTGATACGTCACCACCGTCACGAACCCGGTCTGCTCGCCTGCGCTGCCGTCGCGATTCCGATAGCGGCGATGGAACGCGAGATCGAACGTCGTGACCGTCGTCCCGTCCGACGCATAGCGCCGATCCGGATCACGCGTGAGGCGACCGCTGATCAGGACCCGATTGAGCTCGGGAAGTCTGAGTTCGGCCATGACCCACCTCCGACGGGGGCATGTTTTCGTTCACGCACCGAGCGGCATCGCCGCGCCGCCTCGCGGGCGCGCGCACGAACCGCTGCGATGCGTCACTCGTCGTCGCCCGCCTCGGCCGCCGCGGCGGCCACTTCGGCATCGGGGCGACCCTGCGTCAGTTCGGGTGGAACGTGCATCACCGTGAGCACTCGCATGACGTTTTCGTTGAGGCGCAAGCGGCGTTCGATTTCGCGCACCACCGCGTTGCCACTCTCGTGCACCACGAAGGTGTAGATCCCGTCGCGACGCTTGCGGATCTCGTACGCCAGGCGTCGCTTGCCCCAGCGTTGAACTTCGAGCACTTCGCCACCCAGATCCTTGATCCACTGGGAGACGCGCTCCACCTCCTCGTTCACCCGGTTCTCATCGAGACCCGGATCGAGGATGAATGTGGTTTCGTACTTGGTCACGATTCTGAACCCTCCTGACCCACCCGGCGATTGAACCGGTTCATGGCGACCGTGATGCCGTCGGTCGCCCACACTTCGACGATTTCCCGCGCGCGCGCGACGACTTCTTTCATGACCGTCTCCTCTGCGGCGGAAAACGTCTCGAGAACGTGTTCCCGCAGCGCCGCGGCGTCTTCTGCCGCTCCGACGCCGACCCGCAGTCGCGCGAACTCCCGGTGTCCGAGCGCGGACTCGAGACTCTCGAGTCCGCGGTGGCCACCACTCGATCCGGAACGGCGCAATCGCAGCACGCCGACCGGCAGATACACATCGTCCGAAATCACCAGCAACTGCCCGTCGTCCCACGTGCGCCCGCGACGCCAGTCGTCGAGCGCCTCTCCGCTCAGGTTCATGAACGTGAGCGGCTTCAGCAGTTCGAGCTCTTCAATCGGCAGGCGGACCCGGCGGGACTCGTACGACGTCCCACGCTCCGAGGCCACGCCCGGCCACTTCGCAACCAGCGCATCGAGCACCCGCCACGCCACGTTGTGGCGCGTGGCCGCGTACCGTTCGCCCGGATTGCCGAGACCGAGCACCAGCCGCACGGCCTACTTCTTCTTTTCCTTCTCTGCGCCTTCGGCCGCTTCGTCCTTCTTGCCCTTCGTGATGACCTCGGGCTCCACCTTGCCCGGCGTGCCTTCGAGCGTCGCCGCAGCTGTGGTCTCTTCCATGACGGTCGGCGCCGCCACGACTGCAACCACCGCGTCGGCATCGCTGAGGATCGTCACGCCCTCGACCTTGAGGTCGCGCACGTGAATCGAATCGCCGATGGCGAGCGCCGTGACGTCGATGTCGATCGAGGTCGGAATCGCGGTCGGCAGACAGCGAATCTCGATCTCGCGCAGGCCGTGCTCGAGAATGCCGCCGCCGTCCTTCACGCCGATCGAGAGACCGATCAGGTGCACCGGCACCTCGACCTCGACGGTCTCGGTCAGCGAGATGTGCTGAAAGTCGATGTGGATGATCTGCTGCGACAGCGGATCGCGCTGCGCGCTGCGCAGCAGCGCCGTGTACTCGTGGGTGCCGAGCGCCAGATGGATGATCGGATTGCCGCCCTTGTGCTGACGGATCGCGGTCTCGAATTCGACGCGCTCCACGCTGACGGCCTGCGGGGTCTCCCCGTGTCCGTAGATGACGCCCGGGATCGCGCCGGCCGCGCGCGTCTTGCGCGCGCCACCCTTGCCGAGCCGGTCGCGCGGCGAGCCCTTGAGCGGGATGACTGCCATGACTCCTCCTTACTGGAACGCCGGATCGAGTCCGGCGGAACGGCGGGCGGGCATCGGATGCTCCGCCCGGCCTGGCTTCAGACGAACAACGAACTCAGTGAGCGCTCCTCGTGGATGCGCTGAACCGCCTCGCCGAGCAACCCCGCCACCGACAACTCGGTGATGTTGGCCGGCAAATCCATGTGCTCGTGGTTGAGCGTGTCGGTGATGACCAGCTCCGTGAGCGGCGACCTGGCGATGCGCTCGAACGCGTCGGGGCACAGCACGCCGTGCGTGATGCCGGCGTAGATGTCGCGCGCTCCGCGAGCGCGGATCGCTTCGGCCGCCTGGCACAGCGTGCGGCCGGTCGTGAGCACGTCGTCGAAGAACACGACGTTCTTGCCGTCGACGTCGCCGATCACGTTCATGATCTCGACCGAGTCCGCGCGCGGACGCCGCTTGTCGACGAGTGCCAGGTCGCAGCCGAGTCGCTTCGCGTAGGCGCGCGCCATCTTGACGCTGCCGATGTCGGGCGCCACCACCAGGAGATTCTGCAGCTGCTTCTTCTGGAAGTACTCGATCAGCACCGGCGCCGAGTAGAGATGGTCGAACGGGATGTCGAAGAACCCCTGAATCTGAGCGCTGTGCAGGTCCATGGTCAGCGCGCGATCCGCGCCCGCCACGGTGATGACGTTTGCGACCAGCTTGGCCGTGATCGGTGCGCGCGGCTGGTCCTTGCGGTCCTGGCGCGCATAACCGAAATACGGAATCACCGCGGTGACGCGCCGCGCCGAAGCGCGCTTGGCGGCGTCGATCATCACCAGCAGTTCCATGAGGTAGTCGGCGGGCGCCCCGGTCGACTGCACGATGAACACGTCGCTGCCGCGAATGTTCTCGTTGAAGCGCACCGAAACCTCGCCGTCTTCGAAGCGCGAGACCTCGATGTCACCGAGCGGGACTTTCAGCTTGTCGCAGATCGCCTGGGCCAGACGCCGGCTGGCGTTACCCGCGAAGATGCGGCACGGATCCACGTGACGTGTCCTCCCCGTCGAACCATAGGTGCGAACTCCGCCGCGTCCCGAAGAGGCAGGGGCGGGCGCAGAACGCAGTTGAGCGGCCGGTCCGCGCGGGGCGAGGAACGGCCACACATCGAAACCAGGGCCGTTGCCTCACGCCCGGTTGGCTGGGGCGGGAGGATTCGAACCTCCGGATGCGAGATCCAAAGTCTCGTGCCTTACCGCTTGGCCACGCCCCACCAACGAACGGGGATTCCGTCACGGTCCGTCCCCGCGCTTCCGGGTCCGGGGTGCTGGCTACTGGCCACAGGATGGGAAAAAGCCGGGGGAGAGTAGCCATCCCCCCCGGCCGAAGTCAAACGGAAATCGAACGCTGGACTACTCGTAGCCCTCGTGGTGTCCGTCGTGCGACCCGTCGTGCGTGCCGTCCGGTTGGTTGCTCTGCGGCGCTCCGTGCCCCGCCATGACGTGGCGGCCAGGATTCTTCAACTCGACCTGGTACTCGGCCAGCACGATCTCGGTGAGGTACTTGCGAGTGGCGTCGTTGATCGGGTGCGCGAGGTCCTGATGTTGCCCGTCGGGGCGCTTGCGGCTCGGCATCGCGACGAACAGCCCCGAGTTTCCGGAGATGATCTTGAGGCCTCGGATCACGAACGAGTCCTCGAGCGTGATGCTCACGAATGCCTTCAACTTGTCGTCGTTGCGAAGCGAGACGCGGACTTCGGTGATCTGGATCATCGCCGAGCGCTCGGACGTTTCGAAGCATCGGCCATGACGCGCCCGCGTGGGTGACGCGTACTACGGGGAGTCGCTGGACCGTTGTGCATCCCTGCCTCCGGTCGAACGGATCAGATTCTTGTGACGAGCATGCCGCCTGGGACCGAACGCACAAAAAACAATCGTTCGGGTCCGACGAAGTGCGCGAGGACGTGCCGGGCGGCGACGTCCGGCGGAAGCACCGCGAACACCGCCGATCCACTGCCGGTCATTCGCGGATGCCGCGCACCGCTGGCTTCGAGCCTTCCACACAAGGACACGAAATCGCGGCCGCGATCCCCGAGCACACGCTCGAAGCTGTTCCCGAATCGCAATGCATCGTCAATCGATACGATGTTCCGATCGAGATTCTTCGCGAATCTTAGAGTGGCTCTCCATCGTGTCAAGCCATATTTCGCGCGGTCGATGCGCGCAAAGGCCGCTCGCGTCGAGATCCCCCACGCGGGCATCGCCACCACGGCGCGGAACCGTCGATCGAGTCGCACGGGCGCGAGCAACTCGCCGCGACCACGTCCGATCGCGGTTCCGCCACGAATCGCGAACGGCACGTCGGAGCCGAGCGCAGTTGCGAGAGCAAGCTTCTGCACCGCGCCGAGCCTCAGCCCGTTCAGTCGTGCAATTCCGATCACCGCCGCGGCCGCGTCGGCACTGCCGCCACCCATGCCGGCCTGCACGGGAATGCGCTTGATCAACTCGAAATCGGCGCCCCGCACGACTCCGAGGGTGCGCGCCGCGAGCCGCGCCGCGCGCAGCACCAGATTGTCCGCGCCCGCGGGAACGCGGCTCGAGCGTCCCGCGCGCTTCGCCAATTTGGGCGAGCTCGCGCGATCACTCGCCACTTTTCGCGAGCGGCTCGGCCGCGCGACCGCCGCGTCTTCATAGCGCACGCGCAGCCGGAAACCGCGCGCGCGCGGGCGCACGATGAGCGTGTCCGCGAGGCTCACCGACTGAAAGACGGTCACGAGTTCGTGGTATCCATCGGCGCGTCGGGGCCCGACGACGAGACCCAGATTCAGTTTTGCGCGTGCCTCGATCCGAATGCCGCGCGCACCCCTGCCGGACTTCGTGACGCGCACGCGCATCAGGTCCGATAGATGATCAGAACCACCGTCACCAGGTAGAGCGCCACGCACACTCCGAGCGGGCGATCCGTGAGCAGCACCTGCGAGGGATCCTCGGTGTTCTCGGCGACGCGCACCAGGTAGAGATAGCGGAAGATCCCGTAGGCCACAAACGGCACGGTGTAGAGCAACGCCTCGGTGCCGAAGTTCGCAACGGTGCCGGGCCAGATGGTGTAGAGCGCGTA is a genomic window of Candidatus Eisenbacteria bacterium containing:
- the ssb gene encoding single-stranded DNA-binding protein, producing the protein MAELRLPELNRVLISGRLTRDPDRRYASDGTTVTTFDLAFHRRYRNRDGSAGEQTGFVTVVTYQRVAETVGEYLHKGSAVMIEGRLQMREWQNERGERRTRIEVRAELVHFLERRGADAGTEVVAGPGAPPKSESGEADRARGARRRNRS
- the rpsF gene encoding 30S ribosomal protein S6 is translated as MTKYETTFILDPGLDENRVNEEVERVSQWIKDLGGEVLEVQRWGKRRLAYEIRKRRDGIYTFVVHESGNAVVREIERRLRLNENVMRVLTVMHVPPELTQGRPDAEVAAAAAEAGDDE
- a CDS encoding aminoacyl-tRNA hydrolase — its product is MRLVLGLGNPGERYAATRHNVAWRVLDALVAKWPGVASERGTSYESRRVRLPIEELELLKPLTFMNLSGEALDDWRRGRTWDDGQLLVISDDVYLPVGVLRLRRSGSSGGHRGLESLESALGHREFARLRVGVGAAEDAAALREHVLETFSAAEETVMKEVVARAREIVEVWATDGITVAMNRFNRRVGQEGSES
- a CDS encoding 50S ribosomal protein L25, with the translated sequence MAVIPLKGSPRDRLGKGGARKTRAAGAIPGVIYGHGETPQAVSVERVEFETAIRQHKGGNPIIHLALGTHEYTALLRSAQRDPLSQQIIHIDFQHISLTETVEVEVPVHLIGLSIGVKDGGGILEHGLREIEIRCLPTAIPTSIDIDVTALAIGDSIHVRDLKVEGVTILSDADAVVAVVAAPTVMEETTAAATLEGTPGKVEPEVITKGKKDEAAEGAEKEKKK
- a CDS encoding ribose-phosphate pyrophosphokinase; this translates as MDPCRIFAGNASRRLAQAICDKLKVPLGDIEVSRFEDGEVSVRFNENIRGSDVFIVQSTGAPADYLMELLVMIDAAKRASARRVTAVIPYFGYARQDRKDQPRAPITAKLVANVITVAGADRALTMDLHSAQIQGFFDIPFDHLYSAPVLIEYFQKKQLQNLLVVAPDIGSVKMARAYAKRLGCDLALVDKRRPRADSVEIMNVIGDVDGKNVVFFDDVLTTGRTLCQAAEAIRARGARDIYAGITHGVLCPDAFERIARSPLTELVITDTLNHEHMDLPANITELSVAGLLGEAVQRIHEERSLSSLFV
- a CDS encoding septation protein SpoVG produces the protein MQITEVRVSLRNDDKLKAFVSITLEDSFVIRGLKIISGNSGLFVAMPSRKRPDGQHQDLAHPINDATRKYLTEIVLAEYQVELKNPGRHVMAGHGAPQSNQPDGTHDGSHDGHHEGYE